The proteins below come from a single Paramormyrops kingsleyae isolate MSU_618 chromosome 25, PKINGS_0.4, whole genome shotgun sequence genomic window:
- the LOC140582847 gene encoding pantothenate kinase 3-like, with translation MKGLELCGRMGNLHFIRFPTQDLPAFLRMTRDKQFSRLHKTLCATGGGAYKFEADFQTIAGLQLVKLDELDCVIRGALYMNSSGPSECFYLENPTHPEQCFLKPYPLENPYPFLLVNIGSGVSILTVHSRDNFKRVSGTSLGGGTFLGLCCLLTGCSTFEEALELASRGESTQVDKLVRDIYGGDYERFGLPGWIVASSFGNMIYKEQRDSVSKEDLARAALVTVTNNIGSISRMCALNENIERVVFVGNFLRGNMLSMKLLAYSMEYWSAGRLKALFLQHEGYFGAVGSLLELLKSS, from the exons ATGAAGGGTCTGGAGCTGTGTGGCCGAATGGGGAACCTGCATTTCATTCGTTTCCCCACCCAAGACCTCCCTGCCTTTCTGCGAATGACCCGTGACAAGCAGTTCTCCAGGCTCCATAAAACACTCTGTGCCACGGGTGGTGGGGCCTACAAGTTTGAGGCTGATTTCCAAACG ATTGCTGGTCTACAGCTCGTGAAACTGGATGAGTTGGATTGTGTCATCCGTGGGGCCCTGTACATGAACTCCAGTGGACCCTCCGAGTGTTTCTACTTGGAAAATCCAACTCATCCAGAGCAGTGCTTCCTCAAACCTTACCCACTGGAGAACCCTTACCCATTCCTTCTTGTCAACATCGGGTCTGGGGTCAGCATTCTCACAGTCCATTCCAGAGATAATTTCAAACGTGTCTCTGGAACAAG TCTCGGTGGAGGGACTTTCCTTGGGCTGTGCTGTCTGCTGACGGGTTGCTCCACGTTTGAGGAAGCACTGGAGCTGGCCTCACGTGGGGAGAGCACACAAGTAGACAAACTTGTGCGGGACATATATGGGGGCGACTATGAGAGGTTTGGTCTCCCAGGCTGGATTGTGGCCTCCAG ttttggaaacatgatttataaagagcagcGCGATTCAGTGTCCAAAGAAGACCTGGCCAGGGCAGCATTAGTTACCGTCACGAATAACATCGGCTCCATCAGCAGGATGTGTGCCTTGAATGAG AACATCGAGAGAGTGGTGTTCGTGGGCAACTTCCTGAGGGGTAACATGCTGTCCATGAAGCTGCTGGCCTACTCTATGGAGTACTGGTCTGCTGGACGATTGAAAGCACTGTTTCTTCAGCATGAG ggCTACTTTGGAGCTGTTGGGTCACTTCTGGAGCTGTTAAAATCCTCCTAA